In Emys orbicularis isolate rEmyOrb1 chromosome 12, rEmyOrb1.hap1, whole genome shotgun sequence, one genomic interval encodes:
- the LOC135886760 gene encoding LOW QUALITY PROTEIN: von Willebrand factor A domain-containing protein 5A-like (The sequence of the model RefSeq protein was modified relative to this genomic sequence to represent the inferred CDS: substituted 1 base at 1 genomic stop codon): MTSCGLLNSSNEPVPLRSGSLTVLIRGFVADVGCELLYRNDEPGPVEAVFVFPVDAEAAVYAFQARLGGACIEAQLREKKQAQELYGDALAGGQSSFLLQQEGTGGDVFSCSLGNLPPGEEAALTLRYVCELPLEPDGAARYVSLPGETRQYYVPHGWDGEDVTQGVPRVPQGELPYTLSLSVTLQSPHGIDHVLSNCSLTPLSYTAGNRTTAQVSLAEAPPWDRDVELLVYYAEPHKPSAVLEVGLPGAEPGSLMGDPAVMVTLLPSLPEAVPGHSSAGEFIFLLDRSGSMECSMDGRDRSPQRIDSAKETLVLLLKSLPLGCYFNIYGFGSRFESFYPQSVGYTQQTMAESLQRVQQLQADLGGTEILAPLRVIYRSPCRDGHPRQLFVFTDGEVENTQDVIAEVQRHRGAHRCFSFGIGEGASTALVKGIARAAGGSAEFITGQDRMQPKALQSLKRALXPAVTGILLSWDLPRGMEAALLGRGPEVIFPGQRCLIYAQLRGQPQPPDTAVGGVTLQYRIQDQTYKETLQFPLQPQDGDRLPVHRLAAKSLLLELEGAVDTGSEGDRRRALETSLSLGVICSLTAYVGVDTERGQPVQGPLVRRDIPLIDFGAAPCMQDVFCITSQSSPMWPWTAPRTATLMTAWMCQVRTTALSSPGGALTPRAPHGQYRLSPPPAPLLLAPSPSQSSAGGAPNVRAGSPADMAPRRRPCPRKVRGAGAGNHDSGRAANTRMTLHRVRDRCALTVPELGKCLTAT, translated from the exons ATGACGAGCTGCGGCCTCCTGAACAGTTCCAACGAGCCGG TGCCCCTGCGCAGCGGCTCACTGACGGTGCTGATCCGAGGCTTCGTGGCGGACGTGGGCTGCGAGCTGCTCTACAGGAACGATGAGCCGGGGCCCGTGGAGGCCGTGTTCGTGTTCCCTGTGGATGCCGAGGCGGCCGTCTACGCCTTCCAGGCCCGCCTGGGGGGCGCCTGCATCGAGGCCCAGCTCCGCGAGAAGAAACAG GCACAAGAGCTGTACGGGGACGCGCTGGCCGGGGGGCAGAGCTCGTTCTTGCTGCAGCAGGAGGGGACTGGGGGCGACGTTTTCAGCTGCTCCCTGGGTAACCTGccccccggggaggaggcggcgctGACCCTGCGCTACGTCTGCGAGCTGCCGCTGGAGCCCGATGGAGCCGCCCGCTACGTTAGCCTGCCTGGTGAGACTC GCCAGTACTATGTGCCCCATG ggTGGGACGGGGAGGACGTCACCCAGGGGGTCCCGCGAGTCCCCCAGGGGGAGCTGCCCTACACCCTGAGCCTGAGCGTCACTCTGCAGTCGCCCCACGGCATCGACCACGTGCTCTCCAACTGCTCCCTCACCCCCCTGAGCTACACGGCTGGGAACCGGACCACCGCCCAG GTGTCTCTGGCTGAGGCCCCCCCGTGGGACCGAGACGTGGAGCTGCTGGTGTATTACGCGGAGCCGCACAAACCCAGCGCGGTGCTGGAGGTCGGGTTGCCCGGAGCAGAGCCAG GCTCCCTGATGGGCGACCCGGCCGTAATGGTGaccctgctgcccagcctgcctgaggcagtgccaggccacagctCGGCCGGGGAGTTCATCTTCCTGCTGGACCGCTCCGGCAGCATGGAGTGCTCCATGGACGGCCGAGACCGCTCCCCCCAGCGCATCGACAGCGCAAAG GAGACCCTGGTCCTGCTGTTGAAGAGTTTGCCCCTGGGCTGTTATTTCAACATCTACGGCTTTGGGTCTCGGTTCGAGTCCTTCTACCc GCAGAGCGTGGGATACACCCAACAGACCATGGCCGAGTCCCTGCAGCGCGTCCAGCAGCTCCAGGCTGACCTGGGGGGCACCGAGATCTTGGCGCCGCTACGAGTCATTTACCGCAGCCCCTGCCGGGACGGGCACCCGCGCCAG CTGTTCGTGTTCACAGACGGGGAAGTGGAGAACACCCAGGATGTCATTGCTGAGGTGCAGCGTCACCGGGGGGCCCACAG GTGCTTCTCCTTCGGCATCGGGGAAGGGGCCTCCACGGCTCTGGTCAAAGGCATTGcccgggcagcagggggcagcgctgaGTTCATCACGGGCCAAGACCGAATGCAGCCCaag GCGCTACAGTCTCTGAAGCGGGCCCTGTAGCCGGCCGTGACCGGGATCTTGCTGAGCTGGGATCTGCCCCGTGGGATGGAGGCGGcgctgctgggccggggcccTGAGGTGATCTTCCCTGGGCAGCGGTGCCTCATCTACGCCCAGCTCCGCGGGCAGCCCCAG CCCCCAGACACTGCCGTGGGGGGCGTCACCCTGCAGTACCGCATCCAGGACCAGACCTACAAGGAGACGCTGCAGTTCCCCCTGCAGCCACAGGATGGAGACAG GCTGCCCGTTCACCGGCTGGCAGCCAAgtcgctgctgctggagctggagggggCCGTGGACACCGGGTCGGAGGGGGACCGGCGACGGGCGCTGGAGACCAGCCTGAGCTTGGGGGTCATCTGCTCCCTCACGGCCTACGTGGGGGTGGACACGGAGCGGGGGCAGCCAGTGCAGGGGCCGCTGGTGAGACGGGACATCCCGCTGATAG ACTTCGGTGCCGCACCCTGCATGCAGGACGTTTTCTGCATCACCTCCCAG AGCTCTCCGATGTGGCCATGGACTGCGCCGCGGACTGCGACTTTGATGACAGCTTGGATGTGCCAGGTGAGAACCaccgccctctcctcccccggCGGGGCACtcacccccagagctccccatGGCCAGTACCGGCTATCTCCTCCCCCGGCGCCGCTCCTCCTGGCTCCCTCGCCATCCCAAAGCTCAGCCGGGGGAGCCCCCAACGTGAGGGCAGGAAGTCCTGCAGACATGGCGCCCCGCCGGAGACCGTGCCCCAGAaaggtgaggggggcaggggctggcaatCATGACTCGGGACGGGCGGCAAACACCAGGATGACGCTTCATCGGGTCAGAGACAGATGTGCCCTGACGGTCCCGGAGCTGGGCAAGTGTTTAACAGCTACATAG